One Paenisporosarcina sp. FSL H8-0542 genomic region harbors:
- the addB gene encoding helicase-exonuclease AddAB subunit AddB, with translation MSLRLITGRAGVGKSEFMRHEVTENAMSNPLGAPIFFVVPDQMSFSTEFALSAMDHSKGIIRTQVTTFKRLAWRVLQETGGISRQEISGFGYRMLIRRLLEEHKEEFSLFKQAANKRGFTNQMEMLLKEFTRYCLDGTTLISLEESLKQLNAPRTLQDKSHDLSVLLRALEERLGTAYIDSEGYYALLSKQIVQSELIAEADVYIDGFVTMTTREYEIIGELIKHAKRVTIALPLDDESLDLMDEQSLFHSAAKTAERLKEVARTESIAIEPSIHLNENKRFMTNEIKHIEANLHSYPVPSIDDHNHVLVVEADSRRAEIHAVARHIRSLVRDEQLRYRDVAILYRQPEVYDELIETTFAQYDIPVFINRKKAMLHHPLVEFSRSVFEAVLNDFQYEPMFRAIKTDLFFPLQANKRVWRERADRLENFVISQGIYGDRWSDERRWLVKKYRGLEFHSKVQTDEERAIQADITAVRNIVLTPLQEFRRKIEACGTGRDVAQALFELIEELQIYDKLQGLKDEENEQGRLLLATEHDQAWSQWVDVLDQFVLMFGDEKLTPKESLLLLEEGFDTLEFSRIPPSLDQVTVATVDLSRLSDIRAAFVIGVNDGVFPKRLEQEGLLSDTEREWFMQIGFELAPTSKMRLMDESYMAYRAVTTASEKLFVSYAVADEEGKALLPSTFIKRLQQLLPKIELELAVIDPAVLKDSTDYYIQHPRATLPYLATKLKQAVVEGNLEEEWQAVASYYENDPFWHSVFERIIRPLTNPIIAERLDRETTNALYGDTFTSSVSRVEKYYSCPFAHFATYGLRLEERAEYLLEAPAIGDLFHAALKWISDETKRLGLTWAQLSTTQAWELARQAVEEISPFFVHQILLSTKRYTYIQRKLVQILQRTMTTLRDHASVSTFVPIAIEAGFGPGEELPTLEIPLKNGHAMKMRGRIDRVDAAVVDGQPFVRIVDYKSSAKGLDLNDVYYGISLQMLTYLDVAVSNSAIWLGEDASPAGVLYMHVHNPMLKLAKELSDMDLAEEVFKKYKMRGLLIDDANVLSEMDTEIAGTSKVIPARINKDGSISKSFSKVVSTQDMANLRTFVRKKHQQAGDGMLAGDTRVLPYRMKDKTACDYCNFRSVCQFDPTDPEQHYRKLSVGTLEEVTQRIKEEVSPDAHTD, from the coding sequence GTGTCATTACGATTAATTACCGGACGAGCTGGTGTAGGGAAATCTGAATTCATGCGGCATGAAGTAACTGAAAATGCCATGAGTAATCCACTGGGTGCGCCTATATTTTTTGTGGTACCTGACCAAATGTCCTTTTCCACTGAATTTGCACTTTCAGCAATGGATCATTCAAAAGGAATCATCCGTACACAAGTCACTACATTCAAACGACTGGCTTGGCGTGTATTACAGGAAACCGGAGGGATAAGCCGTCAGGAAATCAGTGGATTCGGCTACCGCATGTTAATCCGCCGATTGCTTGAAGAACACAAGGAAGAGTTCTCTCTTTTTAAGCAAGCCGCCAATAAACGAGGATTTACTAACCAGATGGAAATGCTGTTAAAGGAGTTCACCCGATACTGCCTTGACGGTACAACTTTAATTTCTCTTGAGGAATCTCTTAAACAACTGAATGCCCCGCGCACTTTACAAGATAAGTCACATGACTTGTCGGTTTTGTTGCGTGCTTTGGAGGAACGGCTTGGAACTGCTTATATTGACAGCGAAGGTTACTATGCTTTGCTGTCCAAGCAAATTGTTCAATCGGAATTAATTGCTGAGGCGGACGTTTATATTGATGGTTTTGTGACGATGACAACCCGGGAATACGAAATTATCGGAGAACTGATTAAACATGCGAAACGCGTCACCATTGCACTGCCTTTGGATGATGAAAGCCTTGATTTGATGGATGAGCAGTCATTATTCCACAGTGCCGCTAAGACTGCAGAACGTTTAAAGGAAGTGGCACGTACTGAATCCATAGCAATTGAACCTTCAATCCATTTAAACGAAAACAAGCGTTTTATGACAAATGAGATTAAACATATTGAAGCGAACTTACATAGTTATCCCGTACCATCCATTGACGATCATAATCATGTACTTGTGGTGGAAGCGGACAGTAGAAGGGCAGAAATTCACGCAGTTGCAAGACATATCCGAAGTCTTGTTCGTGACGAACAGCTTCGCTATCGTGATGTTGCGATTTTATATCGCCAACCCGAAGTGTACGATGAATTGATTGAAACCACATTTGCTCAATACGATATTCCTGTATTCATCAATCGGAAAAAGGCCATGCTTCATCATCCATTGGTCGAATTCAGTCGTTCTGTTTTTGAAGCAGTTTTAAATGATTTTCAATATGAGCCAATGTTCAGGGCCATCAAAACGGATTTGTTCTTCCCGCTACAAGCAAATAAAAGAGTATGGCGTGAACGCGCAGATCGTTTAGAGAATTTCGTGATTTCACAAGGGATTTATGGCGATCGCTGGTCGGATGAACGACGCTGGCTCGTGAAAAAATACCGTGGACTTGAATTCCATTCAAAAGTTCAAACAGATGAAGAACGTGCTATCCAAGCTGACATAACTGCAGTGAGAAACATCGTTTTGACCCCTCTTCAGGAGTTTAGACGGAAAATAGAGGCATGCGGGACAGGAAGAGACGTCGCACAGGCACTATTTGAATTAATCGAAGAGTTACAGATTTACGATAAGCTGCAAGGGTTAAAAGATGAGGAAAATGAACAGGGGCGTCTTTTGTTAGCTACCGAGCATGACCAGGCCTGGTCACAGTGGGTAGATGTACTGGATCAATTTGTGTTGATGTTTGGTGATGAAAAACTGACTCCTAAAGAAAGCTTGCTACTATTGGAAGAAGGTTTTGACACGTTGGAGTTCTCCCGCATTCCACCGTCACTCGATCAAGTAACCGTAGCAACGGTTGATTTATCCCGATTGTCTGATATTCGGGCAGCATTTGTAATTGGCGTCAATGACGGGGTATTTCCAAAACGACTCGAACAGGAAGGGTTGCTTTCGGATACCGAGCGGGAATGGTTTATGCAAATTGGCTTTGAGCTGGCTCCGACGTCAAAAATGCGTCTGATGGACGAATCCTATATGGCGTACCGAGCGGTGACAACAGCTTCCGAAAAACTGTTTGTGTCATACGCTGTTGCGGATGAAGAAGGGAAAGCACTGCTTCCTTCGACATTCATCAAACGATTGCAACAATTGTTGCCGAAAATCGAATTGGAACTGGCTGTCATTGATCCGGCTGTTTTGAAAGACAGTACAGATTACTATATCCAACATCCTCGGGCAACTTTGCCGTACCTTGCCACTAAATTAAAACAAGCGGTTGTAGAAGGAAATCTGGAGGAAGAATGGCAGGCGGTTGCTTCCTATTATGAAAATGATCCATTTTGGCATAGCGTTTTCGAACGGATTATTCGACCACTGACGAATCCAATAATCGCAGAGCGTCTGGACCGTGAAACGACCAATGCCTTGTATGGGGATACGTTTACATCCAGTGTGTCACGTGTCGAGAAATATTACAGTTGTCCTTTTGCACATTTCGCAACGTATGGTTTGCGCTTGGAAGAACGCGCAGAATATTTACTAGAAGCCCCGGCCATCGGAGATTTATTCCATGCCGCTTTGAAATGGATTTCTGACGAAACGAAGCGATTGGGGTTAACTTGGGCACAGCTTTCAACTACTCAGGCTTGGGAACTGGCGAGACAAGCAGTAGAAGAAATTTCGCCATTTTTTGTCCATCAAATTTTACTCAGCACAAAAAGATATACCTATATTCAACGTAAACTCGTCCAGATTTTGCAACGCACCATGACGACTTTACGTGATCATGCCAGTGTCTCGACTTTTGTTCCAATCGCGATAGAAGCTGGTTTTGGTCCTGGAGAAGAATTGCCCACATTGGAAATCCCATTGAAAAATGGTCACGCCATGAAAATGCGTGGTCGAATAGACCGCGTGGACGCAGCTGTTGTGGATGGCCAGCCATTTGTGCGAATCGTTGATTACAAATCGTCCGCTAAAGGACTTGATTTAAATGATGTGTATTATGGAATTTCCCTGCAGATGCTTACGTATTTGGATGTGGCTGTCAGTAACTCGGCAATTTGGTTAGGTGAAGATGCCAGTCCGGCAGGCGTGTTATATATGCATGTTCATAATCCAATGTTGAAATTGGCTAAAGAGCTTTCTGACATGGACCTTGCGGAAGAAGTATTTAAGAAATATAAAATGCGCGGTTTACTGATAGACGATGCCAACGTCTTAAGTGAAATGGATACGGAAATAGCAGGCACTTCAAAAGTTATACCAGCCCGCATCAATAAAGATGGCTCCATATCCAAATCTTTTTCGAAAGTTGTGTCCACACAGGACATGGCGAATTTGCGGACATTTGTACGTAAAAAGCATCAGCAAGCCGGAGATGGGATGCTCGCTGGCGATACACGGGTTCTGCCCTACAGGATGAAGGATAAAACAGCATGCGACTATTGTAATTTCCGTAGTGTATGCCAGTTTGATCCTACAGATCCTGAACAGCACTATCGTAAACTGTCGGTAGGTACACTAGAAGAAGTCACGCAACGAATTAAAGAGGAGGTCTCACCTGATGCTCATACCGATTAA
- the lepB gene encoding signal peptidase I gives MKKEAWEWLKAIVIGVMIIVIIRSFLITNYAVSGHSMEPTLHNLDKVLVSKISYSVGDIDRLDVLVFHSADNEDFVKRVIGIPGDVLTYKNDKLFINNQRVEEPYLQSYDAYQNPDDRLTENFTLEGITGAVRIPPDSYFVLGDNRRQSLDSRYFQFVNKEDIVGKVVARYWPLESATMNFSGENPE, from the coding sequence ATGAAAAAAGAGGCATGGGAATGGTTAAAAGCGATTGTCATCGGAGTAATGATCATTGTCATCATTCGTTCATTTCTTATCACGAATTATGCCGTCTCTGGCCATTCGATGGAGCCTACACTCCACAATTTGGATAAAGTACTAGTGAGTAAAATTTCGTATTCCGTTGGTGATATTGATCGTCTGGATGTTTTGGTTTTTCATTCCGCTGACAATGAAGATTTTGTAAAACGAGTCATTGGAATACCAGGAGATGTCCTCACGTACAAGAACGACAAGCTCTTTATCAACAACCAAAGAGTGGAAGAACCGTATTTGCAGTCATATGATGCCTATCAAAACCCCGACGACCGATTAACAGAGAACTTTACGCTTGAAGGAATCACTGGGGCAGTACGTATTCCCCCTGATTCGTATTTTGTTCTTGGTGATAATCGCAGACAAAGTTTGGACAGTCGTTATTTTCAATTCGTCAACAAAGAAGATATCGTTGGAAAAGTAGTCGCAAGGTACTGGCCACTTGAATCAGCAACAATGAATTTCTCAGGTGAAAATCCCGAATAA
- a CDS encoding TVP38/TMEM64 family protein, which yields MFDWLTTENLLELTRDYRSLGPLIGFLLPFLEAFLPFLPLFVFVFANASAYGLWIGFLLSWAGTVVGSYLVFLLVRKYGRARFLRFMTKHERVQKLIHWVETHGFAPLFLLLCFPFTPSALVNLVAGLSNMKKNSYLWTLLAGKFVMILTISFIGYDIKALITQPIRTAIVIGVIILLWFIGKQIERRLNARVEANFLLVQKERQEGKGPTV from the coding sequence ATGTTCGATTGGTTAACAACTGAAAATTTATTGGAACTAACAAGGGACTATCGTTCACTGGGACCTCTCATTGGCTTCCTGTTACCATTTTTAGAAGCATTTTTACCGTTTTTACCTCTATTTGTATTCGTTTTTGCAAATGCTAGCGCATATGGTTTATGGATAGGGTTTTTATTATCGTGGGCGGGGACAGTTGTGGGTTCATATTTAGTTTTCTTACTGGTTCGAAAATATGGACGGGCGCGCTTTCTTCGTTTCATGACCAAACACGAGCGTGTTCAAAAATTAATCCATTGGGTTGAGACCCATGGTTTCGCTCCATTATTTTTGCTGTTATGTTTTCCTTTTACCCCGTCAGCATTAGTCAATTTGGTAGCAGGATTGTCTAACATGAAAAAGAATTCTTATTTATGGACATTGTTGGCTGGGAAATTTGTGATGATTTTGACAATCAGCTTCATCGGTTATGATATCAAAGCCCTAATTACACAGCCGATACGGACTGCTATAGTCATTGGCGTAATCATTTTGCTTTGGTTCATCGGAAAACAAATTGAACGTCGATTGAATGCACGGGTGGAAGCTAACTTTTTATTGGTTCAAAAAGAACGACAGGAAGGGAAGGGGCCAACGGTTTGA
- a CDS encoding XRE family transcriptional regulator, with protein sequence MEQMRRNLGLQLKMIRQQRGMSLDDIAKLTDVSKAQLAQMEKGESNPTVSTIWKIADGLKISFSSLLQPPRLNAKKISPTDIPFLTEDEGRYRVFSIIPYDPKRGWEFYRIEMDPLCSYESAPHLKGVEESLTIVDGQLKVILESEQVDLLKGDTLVFSGNQTHRYVNNSEETTVIHLIIHYQYV encoded by the coding sequence ATGGAACAGATGAGACGTAATTTAGGCCTACAATTAAAAATGATACGACAACAACGCGGGATGAGTTTAGATGATATAGCCAAACTGACGGATGTAAGTAAAGCACAATTGGCGCAAATGGAAAAAGGTGAATCCAATCCTACGGTTTCTACCATTTGGAAAATTGCAGACGGACTTAAAATCAGCTTCTCATCTTTATTGCAACCACCGAGGCTGAATGCAAAAAAAATATCACCTACAGATATTCCTTTTTTAACAGAAGACGAAGGCCGTTACCGTGTATTTTCCATTATTCCGTATGATCCAAAACGGGGCTGGGAGTTTTATCGGATTGAAATGGATCCTTTATGTTCTTATGAAAGTGCCCCTCACCTGAAAGGTGTCGAGGAATCGCTTACAATAGTAGATGGACAACTGAAAGTCATCCTTGAAAGTGAACAAGTTGATTTACTAAAAGGAGACACACTTGTTTTTTCCGGAAATCAGACACATCGGTATGTGAATAATAGCGAAGAAACGACGGTCATTCATTTAATCATCCATTATCAGTATGTTTGA
- a CDS encoding AzlC family ABC transporter permease: MTFMNGIRAGLSIAIGYFPIALTFGLLAKTTGLSMWEATAMSIFVFAGAAQYISLTLISTGVDPILIVLNTFVVNIRHFLMTASLNEKMQPEARWKKAIYAFGVTDETFSVLATNKADKIRTPFAAGVILISYGSWVVFTAIGHVIGANLPEFLQAAMSIALYAMFVGLLVPSMKGNRKVMLLAFFGAVIHSALYWSGLLSTGWSILVATLGSAILVEMLYAKKGSAS, translated from the coding sequence ATGACATTTATGAATGGAATAAGAGCTGGGTTAAGCATTGCCATTGGCTACTTTCCTATCGCATTAACCTTTGGATTACTAGCAAAAACAACCGGGTTGTCTATGTGGGAAGCAACAGCCATGAGTATATTCGTTTTTGCTGGTGCTGCACAATACATATCGTTAACTCTGATATCAACAGGTGTAGACCCTATCTTAATTGTTCTTAATACGTTTGTTGTCAATATCCGACACTTTCTTATGACGGCCTCATTAAATGAAAAGATGCAACCTGAAGCACGTTGGAAAAAAGCCATATATGCGTTTGGGGTGACGGATGAAACGTTCTCCGTATTAGCAACAAATAAAGCCGACAAAATCCGGACTCCTTTTGCAGCCGGTGTTATTCTGATTTCTTACGGCAGCTGGGTGGTCTTCACTGCTATAGGTCATGTCATTGGTGCCAATTTACCCGAGTTCCTTCAAGCAGCCATGTCGATTGCTTTATACGCAATGTTTGTCGGACTGCTCGTTCCATCCATGAAAGGTAACCGTAAAGTGATGCTGCTGGCTTTCTTCGGTGCAGTGATTCACAGTGCTTTGTATTGGAGCGGCCTCCTTTCAACAGGATGGTCCATTTTAGTAGCGACGCTCGGTTCAGCCATTTTGGTTGAAATGCTGTATGCGAAGAAAGGAAGTGCAAGTTAA
- a CDS encoding AzlD domain-containing protein, translating into MEKSYWWMLLGMAVVTYIPRAFPLTFLEGRELPPIVSGILRNIPYAVLGALIFPAMLFVQEGNMLFGLIGALAAFTLAFAGANVIIVVMGSIAVLAIYGLIG; encoded by the coding sequence ATGGAAAAATCGTACTGGTGGATGTTACTTGGAATGGCTGTGGTCACCTATATACCACGCGCATTTCCACTAACATTTCTGGAAGGCCGAGAATTGCCTCCCATTGTCAGCGGAATACTGCGTAATATTCCTTACGCTGTTTTGGGCGCACTGATCTTTCCCGCTATGTTGTTTGTACAGGAAGGAAATATGTTATTCGGGCTTATTGGTGCACTTGCCGCTTTTACACTAGCATTTGCTGGAGCGAATGTAATTATCGTTGTCATGGGGTCCATTGCTGTTCTGGCGATATATGGTTTGATAGGTTGA
- a CDS encoding glutaredoxin family protein, producing the protein MKPQITVYSTNTCPYCDMMKSFLKQNEMEFTEVNVQADPIAAQKLVETTGQMGVPQTNINGQWVLGFDPDRVLELVKA; encoded by the coding sequence ATGAAACCACAAATTACTGTTTATTCAACCAACACATGTCCATATTGCGACATGATGAAAAGTTTCCTGAAACAAAATGAAATGGAGTTCACGGAAGTGAATGTTCAAGCAGATCCTATAGCAGCACAAAAATTAGTGGAAACAACTGGGCAAATGGGAGTTCCACAAACAAATATTAACGGTCAATGGGTTTTGGGATTCGATCCGGATCGAGTTCTGGAACTTGTAAAAGCTTAA
- a CDS encoding CsbA family protein yields MESMFTKILFALFLPGLLVVLFTRITFSHIVALILTVALITASVYVGYTHTWLLFIVDALSLTIGFWYATRMMERGKRQDD; encoded by the coding sequence ATGGAATCAATGTTTACAAAAATACTATTTGCATTATTTTTACCAGGACTGCTCGTCGTACTGTTTACAAGAATCACATTTTCACATATCGTTGCTTTAATTTTAACCGTAGCTCTTATAACCGCCTCCGTCTATGTCGGGTATACGCATACATGGCTGTTATTTATTGTTGATGCATTATCATTGACAATCGGATTTTGGTACGCGACACGTATGATGGAACGAGGAAAAAGACAGGATGATTAA